The genomic interval GTCCTAAACCTTATGAATCTGCATATTTAAATGACTAACTAACTTATCGTTcttgaaataatattaaatagcaAGCTATAAGAGAATACGTTTGGTCGATCGGGGTAAGGTGgtatttgttttcattctttccCCAAACTTTTACGTGgagaattgtaaaaaaacggTAAACGAGTATAACCAAAAGTACAACTAAATTCATACGAATCGGAACACATCGCACAACTGCTTTAGCACAAAATGGTTCCAGTACTTTTAATACATTCTATTTGAAAGTGGGAGGTTACAAGAATATCAACGAAAGTGTTAAGATGAATTAGTATTGATTTAATAAGAAAATCGACAAGCTTTTAGGGAAAGTGGGCTGTTGTTTTCTACACAAATCTCATCTACAATACCCTCAAGAGGGGATTAAATTACGACCAACTTGATCAATATAAACTGATTTAATCTAGCGGAAATGAAAGTGAAATATTGCAACATTTTGAAATTACAATCGCTCTACTCTTGATTTTATTTCGCTTTGCAGAAAATCCTGTATTTGCTGGAAGAAGAACGCATGCCAAGTGAAAACGATCAACGCACAGGAACAGCTGCGGGAAATGTCGCTACCAGGCAGCTTCATGTGCCAAGCATATTGAAACGGTTCTCAATGCCTTCGGTGATAAAAAAGGGCATGATGGGCCCTTCCATTATTAAGCGAATAGGTCCAGGACCTTCGTTCGGTGGGCAGCAAGAACAAAAAGTAGTGGAACCAACCACAAGAAACCACCGCATGATGCTCGGACCTGGAATACTGAAGAGATTCGGAATGATTCCGTCCATCATTAAAAAGAGGCGCTTCATGGGCCCGTCCATCATAAAACGGGACGGAGCACAGGTAATTCAACGCTccaaataacaacaaaacctATGTCCTTATGCGATAAGTCACATACTAAACCCTTTTTTATACGAATCAACAAGAATATAATTGTCTTCGCCGTTAAAACAAAGTTGGACAAAAAACTTGTAACTACACACATAACAGAATAAGcattaaacagtttaattattgttaacaataagttttaaatttttgtttaccgaAAGTTATGGTTTCAGTAAATCGTGATAttaaaaagagtttttattttaggaacCGACCGACAACTCCTACAACTACTAATGTTCACGTTCGtttaagtttcatatttcaAGTAGTTGGTGTCATAATTGGCGTAATTGGTTTGTGGATTTCTCATCGTTGTCGGTTTTAATATAGAACCTGGTTTTGCCGAGATTGTGTAGTAGTCGATTCATTGCAGACACTGGTAGTtaacaatatagtaggttgggggaagatgggacacctacagcacataatatccaaatataatattcgtgttttaaacaactacccGTGCTCTATAGGAGTCATAAGGgtaaggttttataatcctttgaattttccttgtttactaccaaatgggacgagaaaatagaatgaaaaaacgTGCCTTCTTCCCCCACTTGTAATACCAGCAGCCAAAATATTACGACCCGTCCCAAAGGGAAAATTACATCCCTAAGCAAATAATTGACAAAGCTAGAGATCGATGCGACAGAAAACCAATAAGTACCAGAAATGCGTCAGAAAATGCACGGCGACGACGTTTCTGCATGTTGCGGGGACATAATACGCCATGATAAGCA from Ciona intestinalis chromosome 2, KH, whole genome shotgun sequence carries:
- the ci-nt-a gene encoding neurotensin-like peptide 1-4 precursor (The RefSeq protein has 2 substitutions and aligns at 89% coverage compared to this genomic sequence); translated protein: MSWKCFSAVLVVIACCGGVKGQESLNEESMPQEIYKDLQNSNNLPGFESESKGVGNHVTNMPDAEILQKILYLLEEERMPSENDQRTGTAAGNVATRQLHVPSILKRFSMPSVIKKGMMGPSIIKRIGPGPSFGGQQEQQVVEPTTRNHRMMLGPGILKRFGMIPSIIKKRRFMGPSIIKRDGEQEPTDNSYNY